Proteins encoded in a region of the Oscarella lobularis chromosome 5, ooOscLobu1.1, whole genome shotgun sequence genome:
- the LOC136187821 gene encoding uncharacterized protein: MATRSSFGGRGALETRSRAKDDIKRVMQAVDRVRHWEKRWVKVGPSTCSLKVFKWIPVSEPGNQKSDQMKPSIVRQSPGPSLKSPSPQQPLLRLRLGSSSGSGGQSNSGGATVLKSPLASPRISRLGSVLPLANVPPSPILSPKSQTVLIRSPTKQNPSFTAPATPLEPPPLPPVPLNISPVERKEKMKTDDAFFFPSETTGNSAGDSGELSTPMMDSQDDSIGFDSSGMVPSGEENTMSATGFSELPEADTGRQSKDDSEDSSASSSSDSDSESGDSSGDESSSGNEPIRQEDTREDGGEDDDEEDDDDDDEGNGGNDQASQDTLDLLSNDVAIVQPDDLNLAFLPDDSNVASLDTLTIPDPVITEPSHLTQTTTDLSCLEGDPEIDDTSNPTADSSDILQAEAELTDGQTSFPVDQPPVDQSEPQVAPDETDTQSRARSRSRSPISLH; this comes from the exons ATGGCAACTCGATCTTCGTTCGGCGGTCGGGGTGCTCTGGAGACCCGCAGTCGTGCTAAGGACGACATCAAGCGCGTGATGCAGGCTGTTGACCGCGTTCGGCACTG GGAAAAGAGATGGGTGAAAGTGGGACCATCGACATGTTCTCTCAAAGTCTTTAAGTGGATACCAG TATCGGAGCCGGGAAATCAAAAG TCTGATCAGATGAAGCCTTCAATTGTCAGACAGAGTCCTGGTCCTAGTCTCAAGTCACCATCACCTCAACAGCCTCTGTTGAGACTCCGATTGGGTAGTAGTAGTGGTAGTGGTGGCCAGTCAAATTCTGGTGGGGCCACTGTACTGAAGAGTCCGCTGGCCAGTCCAAGGATAAGTCGCTTGGGAAGCGTTCTTCCACTGGCCAATGTGCCACCCAGTCCCATTCTGAGTCCCAAGAGTCAAACTGTATTGATACGCAGTCCAACAAAGCAGAACCCGAGTTTCACTGCACCGGCTACGCCTTTAGAGCCACCACCGCTTCCGCCCGTACCGTTGAATATTTCTCCTGTGGAGAGgaaggagaaaatgaagacggacgatgcgtttttctttcccaGCGAAACAACCGGCAATAGTGCTGGTGACTCTGGTGAACTGTCGACGCCCATGATGGACTCGCAGGATGACTCTATTGGGTTTGACAGCAGTGGAATGGTTCCATCTGGGGAAGAGAATACAATGTCAGCGACAGGATTCA GTGAATTGCCAGAAGCAGACACAGGACGTCAGTCCAAAGACGACAGCGAGGACAGTAGTGCAAGCAGTAGTAGTGACAGTGACAGCGAATCTGGTGATAGCAGTGGCGATGAAAGCAGCAGCGGAAATGAGCCAATCAGACAAGAAGATACAAGAGAAGACGGAGGcgaagatgatgatgaagaagatgacgacgacgatgatgaag GTAACGGTGGGAACGATCAAGCGTCCCAAGACACGCTTGATTTGCTTAGCAACGACGTGGCGATCGTACAGCCCGATGATCTGAATCTCGCCTTTCTGCCTGACGATAGTAACGTGGCGTCTCTCGACACGCTCACCATTCCGGATCCTGTTATCACTGAGCCATCACATCTGACTCAGACCACAACCGATCTGAGTTGCTTAGAAGGCGACCCAGAAATAGACGATACTTCCAACCCCACTGCGGACTCGTCGGACATCCTCCAAGCGGAGGCCGAGCTAACG GACGGGCAGACGTCATTCCCGGTGGATCAACCACCAGTGGATCAATCAGAACCACAGGTCGCTCCCGACGAAACAGACACGCAATCGAGAGCTCGTTCCCGCTCCAGATCGCCCATCAGTCTCCATTAG